One candidate division WOR-3 bacterium DNA segment encodes these proteins:
- a CDS encoding restriction endonuclease, producing the protein MEEEFYEIPESTSGPRGSGSVRQVGLIDFRELRSGEELEDLARCLLETRPEVLSVETTGRGTDWGGDLLVRTAVAGPLGGRQEEKLAVVQCKHYAVSGKAVRQADLRIMETLVHYNADIFLLVTTTTPGSYWATIMSDISADKRNRGQRAVCWDATYLETVLLSEQNRGLLRRFFPVSYKRATRVAKENAASLRASTASVAKAARIAPPQAEAVSGGSTKVQHTDRLYIITSLEERQPVGAASLRAYAGRLGVQITTSHDVPASSLWTEDQAQQIDRLCRRSDAIFAVVSKRGSHSPNVWIEIERAMSTGKLKAVFIAESAYTVTSMSRYPCVLIKRDVQQSIDDFVAFFRGVFQQWGKRSDRWFWCGLATILMQHDFPVVAEVKHA; encoded by the coding sequence ATTGAGGAAGAGTTCTACGAAATCCCCGAAAGTACTAGCGGGCCTCGTGGCAGCGGGTCGGTGCGCCAAGTGGGCCTGATCGACTTCCGGGAGCTACGCAGCGGCGAGGAGCTTGAGGACTTGGCACGATGCCTCCTAGAGACTCGACCAGAGGTCCTGAGTGTCGAAACAACAGGACGGGGCACCGATTGGGGCGGTGACCTGCTGGTCAGAACCGCGGTAGCCGGACCGCTTGGAGGCAGGCAGGAGGAAAAGCTGGCCGTGGTGCAGTGCAAGCATTACGCGGTTTCGGGCAAGGCAGTCCGGCAAGCGGACCTCCGCATAATGGAGACTCTCGTCCACTACAACGCTGACATCTTCCTGCTTGTTACGACGACCACGCCTGGCAGTTACTGGGCGACTATCATGTCCGACATCTCCGCGGACAAGAGAAATCGAGGCCAGCGGGCTGTCTGCTGGGACGCGACCTACCTCGAGACGGTGCTGTTAAGCGAGCAGAACAGGGGCTTGCTGAGACGTTTCTTTCCGGTAAGCTACAAAAGAGCGACTCGTGTCGCAAAGGAAAACGCAGCTTCACTCCGCGCTTCGACAGCGTCGGTAGCGAAGGCCGCACGTATCGCTCCGCCGCAGGCGGAGGCTGTGTCAGGAGGTTCGACGAAAGTGCAACACACAGATAGGCTGTATATAATCACGAGCTTGGAGGAACGTCAACCGGTTGGCGCGGCGTCCCTTCGTGCCTACGCTGGGCGCCTGGGCGTTCAGATCACCACATCGCATGACGTTCCCGCCAGTTCGCTCTGGACTGAGGACCAAGCACAGCAGATCGATCGGCTCTGCAGGCGTTCTGACGCAATATTCGCCGTGGTATCGAAACGCGGCAGCCACTCTCCAAATGTCTGGATCGAAATAGAGAGGGCCATGTCCACGGGCAAGCTGAAGGCCGTCTTCATCGCGGAGTCAGCGTACACGGTCACGTCGATGAGTCGCTACCCGTGCGTACTCATCAAGAGAGATGTGCAGCAGTCAATCGACGACTTTGTCGCCTTCTTTCGAGGTGTGTTTCAGCAGTGGGGGAAGAGGTCTGACCGGTGGTTTTGGTGCGGCTTGGCAACGATCTTGATGCAGCACGACTTCCCGGTTGTCGCGGAGGTCAAACATGCGTAG
- a CDS encoding ExsB family transcriptional regulator yields MDVKEITPAQLNVRKFIATQVDELRKTVGDGLAVNALSGGVDSSVVTMIGHKALGKNLKTYFIANGIMREGEPEYIVKVFKRLGVPVKLVHAEAAFFAALKGLTDPEEKREAITQTFYKKVFGDLVRQSGAKFLLQGTNWTDVEETVAGVKRQHNILEQLGIDTQKVFGYKVLEPVLQLRKTSIRVVGKALGLPKEIYARPPFPGPALAARVIGEVTPERVAVVRKATAVLEAELKGCRAFQWLAILHNDKVTGMRNGKRDFGQQIELRCFESTDAVTATVTRLPYAKLEKLAKRITGEVPGVVSVTYNVTAKPPTTIEAV; encoded by the coding sequence ATGGACGTGAAAGAGATAACGCCCGCACAACTGAACGTCAGGAAGTTCATCGCGACCCAGGTCGATGAACTGCGCAAGACCGTCGGCGACGGGCTGGCCGTCAACGCCCTGTCCGGAGGCGTGGATTCGTCGGTCGTGACGATGATCGGCCACAAGGCCCTGGGCAAGAACCTTAAGACCTACTTCATCGCCAACGGCATCATGCGCGAAGGCGAACCCGAGTACATCGTGAAGGTGTTCAAGCGCCTGGGCGTGCCGGTCAAGCTGGTCCACGCCGAGGCCGCCTTCTTCGCCGCGCTCAAGGGCCTGACCGACCCGGAGGAGAAGCGCGAGGCCATCACCCAGACCTTCTACAAGAAGGTCTTCGGCGACCTGGTGAGGCAGAGCGGGGCGAAGTTCCTGCTCCAGGGCACGAACTGGACCGACGTCGAGGAAACGGTCGCGGGCGTGAAGCGCCAGCACAACATCCTCGAACAGCTCGGAATCGACACGCAGAAGGTCTTTGGCTACAAGGTACTCGAACCGGTGCTGCAATTGCGCAAGACCTCGATCCGAGTCGTAGGCAAGGCGCTCGGCCTGCCCAAAGAGATCTACGCCCGGCCGCCGTTCCCGGGCCCGGCGCTGGCCGCGCGGGTCATCGGCGAAGTGACGCCCGAGCGGGTGGCCGTAGTGCGGAAGGCGACGGCCGTCCTCGAAGCCGAGCTGAAGGGCTGCCGTGCGTTCCAGTGGCTGGCGATTCTGCACAATGACAAGGTGACCGGCATGCGCAACGGCAAGCGGGACTTCGGCCAGCAAATTGAACTCCGCTGTTTTGAGAGCACCGATGCGGTGACCGCGACTGTAACGCGTCTCCCCTATGCGAAGCTGGAGAAGCTGGCAAAACGGATCACCGGTGAAGTGCCGGGCGTGGTGAGCGTGACGTACAACGTTACAGCTAAGCCGCCGACGACGATAGAAGCGGTGTAG
- a CDS encoding endonuclease, translating to MREANNYSTIIESIFLSKYKPGMVAVNFERQDLVKAGRKLGVPVPKNLGDVIYSFRYRSTLPAAVKAKAGSGKAWIIRPAGRGKYQFAMVTECPIVPNANMAVTKVPDCTPGVVAKYAFNDEQALLARVRYNRLVDIFSGVTCYSLQNHLRTTVPGIGQVETDEIYVGVDKKGAHYVFPVQAKGGTDRLNIVQIEQDFAVCRQKFPSLICRPIAAQFMADDVIALFEFEQGEEGVRIASERHYKLVPPEDVTEDDLAAYRQRQSD from the coding sequence GTGAGAGAAGCCAACAACTACTCGACAATCATCGAGAGCATCTTCCTCTCGAAGTACAAGCCGGGCATGGTCGCGGTCAACTTCGAGCGGCAGGACCTCGTCAAGGCCGGACGCAAGCTCGGTGTGCCTGTGCCCAAGAACTTGGGAGACGTAATCTACAGCTTCAGGTATCGGTCAACACTCCCAGCAGCCGTCAAAGCGAAGGCCGGCTCCGGCAAGGCGTGGATCATACGGCCTGCCGGCCGAGGCAAGTACCAGTTCGCCATGGTGACCGAATGCCCGATAGTGCCCAACGCCAACATGGCCGTGACCAAAGTGCCCGACTGCACGCCCGGCGTCGTCGCCAAGTACGCCTTCAATGATGAGCAAGCGCTTCTCGCCCGTGTGCGCTACAATCGGCTCGTGGACATATTCTCGGGCGTAACCTGCTACTCCCTGCAGAATCACCTGCGCACTACCGTTCCCGGCATCGGCCAAGTCGAGACCGACGAAATCTACGTCGGGGTCGACAAGAAGGGCGCTCACTACGTGTTCCCGGTCCAGGCAAAGGGCGGGACCGACCGGCTCAACATCGTCCAGATAGAACAGGACTTCGCGGTCTGCCGCCAGAAGTTCCCGTCCCTCATCTGCCGCCCGATAGCGGCCCAGTTCATGGCCGACGATGTCATAGCGCTCTTCGAATTCGAGCAGGGCGAGGAAGGCGTCCGAATCGCGAGTGAGCGGCACTACAAGCTCGTCCCGCCGGAGGATGTCACCGAAGACGACCTGGCGGCATACCGCCAAAGGCAGTCGGACTAA
- a CDS encoding nucleoid-associated protein, with translation MRSMLVNFQVQRVIAHQVFARDPDRRVISPRCSTGLTRLEPSGRLALQERLVSALGDNSHAVEMSVSKAETGSTFQKAARCIEGSDAVFTASSRDLAVALADAQSSRTIPGGVVLITSGISGRDGRRFVAVVKAETDDGFVSKTVGEEVSFEFLPSLFMTAQQKLYKIGFFLETKRMLATGDRMRDPADFLVLVYDHNMTAKETQGAALYFYEAFLGCCATPSSAALTRDFYFKSKKFIDTTSLIPDADKLDAHGALYTYLKVDQRHTLSASEFASRYLSGKVRDAYRTHMREEEFPTTAVNKDLSYLARVLRRRRHTFTSEVSISGPAERFAELVKIMPDDGSDHTLVRIAGRLSHTD, from the coding sequence ATGCGGTCGATGTTGGTCAATTTCCAAGTGCAGCGCGTGATCGCCCACCAGGTCTTCGCTCGCGATCCAGACCGAAGAGTCATTTCACCGCGATGCAGCACGGGGCTTACGAGGCTGGAGCCGTCGGGACGTCTGGCACTGCAGGAACGTTTGGTTTCCGCGCTGGGGGACAACTCGCACGCGGTCGAGATGAGTGTCAGTAAGGCTGAAACTGGATCCACCTTCCAGAAGGCGGCCAGATGCATCGAGGGGAGCGACGCCGTATTCACCGCTTCGAGTAGGGACCTGGCCGTGGCCCTCGCCGATGCCCAATCGTCACGCACGATACCGGGTGGCGTGGTCCTGATCACATCAGGCATTTCGGGAAGAGATGGACGGCGCTTCGTCGCGGTCGTCAAGGCCGAGACTGACGATGGGTTCGTGTCGAAGACCGTGGGAGAGGAAGTATCCTTCGAGTTCCTCCCTTCGCTGTTCATGACAGCCCAGCAGAAGCTCTACAAGATAGGCTTCTTCCTTGAAACCAAGCGCATGCTGGCGACGGGAGACCGAATGCGCGACCCTGCGGACTTCCTTGTGCTGGTCTATGACCACAACATGACCGCAAAGGAAACCCAGGGTGCTGCGCTGTACTTCTATGAGGCATTCCTCGGATGTTGCGCCACGCCATCCTCTGCCGCGCTAACCCGTGACTTCTATTTCAAGTCAAAGAAGTTCATAGACACTACATCACTCATTCCAGACGCCGATAAGCTGGACGCGCATGGTGCACTCTACACCTATCTCAAGGTTGACCAACGGCACACCCTGTCCGCCAGCGAATTCGCGTCACGCTATCTGTCCGGCAAGGTGCGCGATGCCTATCGCACCCACATGCGTGAAGAGGAGTTCCCGACCACGGCCGTGAACAAGGACCTATCTTATCTAGCGCGAGTGCTGAGGCGGCGCAGGCACACCTTCACTTCCGAGGTAAGCATTTCCGGGCCAGCCGAGAGATTCGCCGAGTTGGTCAAGATAATGCCTGACGATGGTAGCGACCACACGCTCGTGCGCATAGCAGGCAGGCTCAGCCATACAGACTGA
- a CDS encoding YbhB/YbcL family Raf kinase inhibitor-like protein, which yields MRPSGNLKAGAPPPSYIPLYLCQQSICSGPPSGTAGGERRRDTGRARAGREAPGLTTGRSESRLGCGVEVIAGAPRHAASTSSAPHSCVRLCRREVAEMKAIVVPKVMTLTSTAFAQVQTIRRSCTADGADVSPELRWDQVPAGTRSFAVTCRDSDMPRGTFIHWIIYNIPGTASGVPEGLPRQELLPDGCCQGTNDFHETGYIGPKPPPAKTHNYHFELYALDDKLPVESGVTAARLHDLMKDHILATARLTGTYRR from the coding sequence ATGCGACCCAGTGGCAACCTGAAGGCTGGAGCACCACCTCCATCTTACATTCCCCTATATCTCTGTCAACAAAGCATTTGCAGCGGGCCGCCGTCCGGGACTGCCGGCGGCGAAAGGCGGCGCGATACCGGACGGGCGCGGGCAGGCCGGGAGGCCCCGGGTTTGACAACCGGGCGTTCCGAATCTAGGCTTGGGTGCGGTGTCGAGGTCATAGCAGGGGCACCTCGACATGCAGCATCAACCAGTTCAGCCCCGCATTCGTGTGTGCGGCTTTGCCGACGGGAGGTGGCAGAGATGAAAGCGATCGTGGTACCGAAGGTCATGACTCTGACCAGTACGGCTTTCGCCCAGGTGCAGACCATCAGGCGGTCGTGCACCGCCGACGGAGCAGACGTTTCGCCTGAGTTGCGGTGGGACCAGGTGCCGGCCGGCACCAGGAGCTTCGCCGTTACCTGCCGCGACTCCGACATGCCCCGCGGAACGTTCATTCACTGGATCATCTACAACATACCCGGCACCGCGTCCGGCGTACCCGAAGGTCTGCCCCGGCAGGAGCTACTGCCTGACGGGTGCTGCCAGGGCACGAACGACTTCCACGAGACCGGCTACATAGGCCCCAAACCGCCGCCCGCCAAGACTCACAACTACCACTTCGAGCTCTACGCGCTGGATGACAAGCTGCCGGTCGAATCAGGCGTAACCGCGGCCCGGCTGCACGACCTGATGAAAGACCACATTCTCGCCACGGCCCGGCTGACGGGCACGTACCGGAGGTAG